A segment of the Lolium perenne isolate Kyuss_39 chromosome 3, Kyuss_2.0, whole genome shotgun sequence genome:
TGTAAgggaatgaaaatgaaaagaataTTTGATACCTTCGTAAATACGGCTAATTGTGATTTTCCGTAAAAAAAATGCAGTACAAGAGAAAATACTCGCAATGTCGTGAAGGAGAAATTATGTGCTGTATGTGGTGAATGTGAACACGGATGTGACATGTGTGAACCTGGATGTTATGGTACTTGTAGATGTTTTGCGATCTATTCTCCATGTAGGTATGAACTGTGTGCGGGGATATGGTGTCAACTTACAGGGGAGATTTTGCCCAACTTTTGAGCATTTTGAATTAAATTCCGATGACGGAGTTTTTCAATTAAAGTCCATGAACAAATACGGCACAGTATTTTTGCTTGTCTTTAAAAAATTGGCCACATAGTGCACCAGGGTCAAAAGTGTCTTTTCATGTTGTTTAACACTGTTAGTGCTCAAAATGAACTAGTGCTATATTAGGCAACAAATTCTGACCAAGTGTCAAATAGGGTTTGGTAGGGTTGAATAAGGATTTCTCTCTCCAGTCCCCCAATCCAATAGCGACCGAGGGGTGAGGGCGAcatgagccgccgccgccgcccaccctTGCCGTTGTCGCCGGAAGTGGTGCATCCGCTGGATGTCGACGATCTCCTCCATGAGATCATGCTGCGCCTCCCACCgcagccgccctacctcctgcgtGCGTCCACCGTCTCCAAGCGCTGGCGAAGCCTTGCCACCGACCCCAAGTTCCTCCGCCGCTTCCCCATCCACCACCAAAAGCCGCCCCTTCTAGGCGTCTTCTCATGTACTAGGGGCGGCATGTCGTTCAGTTCCACTCTGGACCCGCCCTACCGCATCCCTCCTGAGCGCTTCTCCATGCGCCCACGTATCAGATCCAGCCAGATGTGCCTCGACGTCCGCCACGGACGCGTGCTCATCAACGACGACATGCGGAGTCGGGTAATTGTGTGGGACCCCATCACTGATGACCGCCGCGTTGTGGCCTTTCCGCCGCAGTTCAGCCACATGGGGATACACAGTGGCGGTGCTCGCGCCGCCGGCGATCGGGGCACGTGCATGGCGCCTGCCACTCAAGCCCTTTTAAAGTGGTTGCGATCATCGCAACGAGCACGACGATGATCTTTCggatgaagatgatgattatgaacCGAAGTATTGGCTAGTGTTTACTCCTCCGAGACCGACATGTGGAGCGATCTCATCTCAACAGGTTTTCTCGGGCAGGGCTATTGACATCGCTCTTCGCCGCACACTTGTTGGTAACACCCTTTACTGGCTGCTGGAAAGCACTTTCATGCTTAAGTTTGATTTGGAGGCACAGAGAGCAGCTGTGACCGGGAGGTTTGCTGGTGCTCCTCGCGGTGGCAATCTTCAGATCATCCAGGCAGAGGATGGCACTGTTGGCTTTGCTGCTTTGTGCGACTTCCATTACCGCCGCTGCTTGCAAATCTGGGACAGGAAGATTGATTCTTATGGATTTCCCACGGGCGTGTTGCGGCAGACTGTTGAACTGCAGAAGATTCTTGGATTGGAGTCTAGGATTGATGGCAAATCATATATACTGCACTATATGGAGGATGTTCAGGCAATCTTATTGCAGGTGCAGTCATCTGTCTACATGATTCAGCTTGAATCATTGCAGCCTAAGAAACTTTTCGAAAGCACAGATAATTGCATCTATCGTCCTTTCACAAGTTTCTATGCCGAAGGTAACTACTTTCTCGTCTGCTCGTCATAACATTGCAGGACTCCTAAATCCAATTATTTTTCATAGGAATAACCAATGTACTTCTGAACTGTGAACTATCAACTGAACTTTTTTATTTTATGAACTTATAGCCTTGTTGTCTTTTATGTCTGTATGTTATCATTGAACTGCGGGTGTCTATGTTACTACCGTTGTAGTGTATTATTGTTCACCTGCACACAATTAAATACCCAGCATAAGCCACATACAAGGTGGAAATTGGCAACAATCAAAGTACAAAGTATACTTGAGTTGGAGACTATGACAAACGAGCAATTTAGTTGGGCAGATTTGGGGAGTAATACAGTTCTATTTGGACACTCGGTACTTgtttgagtttttttttttatCACTGCTGATCTTGGTATTAACCGTAAATCTATAATATCTATCGTACCTTATAAAATAAGTAGTGGAAGTACTATTCTATTTCTATCTGTTTGTTGAGGAGTTGTCATGCAAGTGCTTGAGTATAGGAGGGCTTGAAATACATATATGTGATAGAACATTTATTCAGTCCAGCATGGTGTGACTGATTTTTCCACATGTTATGATTGCTGTGGTCTTGGAAGGTGGTCTGCGTATTCGTCAGTTACTGAAAGGATCATTTGTATGCGTCAGGAAGTAGCAAGCTTACAGGAGATGGAATGCCATTTCTGTTGTTAGCCATTTTTATGAAATTTCTGTTGTTAGCTGGGCTCTGCTGTTTCTCTAGTTGTGTCTAATATAGTAGGGTTATATCAGACTATGTATGAGATAAACAGTAATATAATATAAGATCATTGATTTGTATACTAGCTGATGCCACATCGTAGAACTAGGATTTACATATCAATACGCACCAGGTATATATTTTTTAtgaacatgatttttgtggttgctGCTGCCTATAGATATAAAATCATGATGACTATAGATAAAACAAAAATTTATCGATGTCCTCTTCTTGTACATGTACATCAATTGTGCTGATCGGATACCATGAGCTTCCTTAGATTTGAAGTAGACAACAGAAGCACTAAAAACTTATGTTTAAGCACCTGGTGTGTCACATCGGCAACTTGGCTGCAGGTTGAATATAATTGGCAACTGGGTAGAAGCATCTGGTGTATCTACGGAACTACCACTATAATTACAGTTGATCATCTTTGTACAACTACTACATTACATTTTATTTTCAGCATGAGCCACATAAGAAGTGAAAATTGACAACAAACAATCTATGAAGTAGACTTAACTGGAGTATCTTGTATGTCAAATGGGAACTTTATTGGCACATTTGAATGCTGAAATATAGTTGTGTTTCTCTTGTTAATAATTGTTTTTGTAAGATAGTGTTTATCATTGTTGATCTTGCTATTAATCACACTGGTATACATGTTTCACTATTTCATCTTTTGTTGAAAAGTTTGTCTTGCATGTGACTGCATGGCTTAAACTGTACACTTGCCGCTTTTTCGCATTTTCAGTTGTTCAGTCCAATGTGGTTCTGAATTTTCATGTGTTATGTATGTTGTGGTCTGGATAAGTGTTCCACATATATGTCAGGTCCTGACTCAAGAATCATCGCGCGAGAGATAGAATTATATTTGTGTTAGCTTTTTTACAATATTTTTGTTGTTAGTAGGATGCCCCGATATATATGCCTTATTTTCCTTGATGTGCTGATTTCTGTAGGGTCATATTGGACTATTTAAGAGATTAACTAGTAATACTATAATATGAGAACAACTGGGTTTTTTTCACGTGTCATGATTGTTGTAGTCTTAGCAGATGGTATGTGTATTCGTCAGTTGTTGAAAGGGGCATTAGTATGCATCAGGAAACAGTAGCCTACAGGAAATAGAAgccatttttataaagcttttgttgTTAGCTGAGAGTTCTAATTGTGGTATCCTCTACTTGTGTCCCATACTGGTTATATCGGACTATTTACAATATAAACCAGTAATATAATATGAGACCATTGATCTGTGTACTAGGTGATGTCACGTCGTAGAACTAGGATTTACATATCAATACACACCAGCAATATTATTTTTCGTATGAACCTGAATTTTGCTGTTGCTTATGCCTATAGATACGAGAGAAGTTTATTGCTGTCTTCATCTTGTACATGTGCATAATCCAGTGAAGTGGTTTTATCGCTAGAGCTGCCTCAAATTTGAAGTAGACAAGAAACACACTAAATGGGTGTCAAATTGGCAGCTTGATTTGCACATTGAAGCTTAAAACTAGTTGCATGTTCTCTTCTGAAAAATCTGCTGGTACAGGATTATTTTGTATTTCAGGTTGCTAGTTTGTTCATGCTGATCTTCCTCTTTTATCGCTttctaatactccctccgtctcatgaAACTTGTCTAGAATTTGTCTAAATCTGTATGTATCTACACACATACTAGatagtgtctagatatatccaaattttgacaaatctaagACGACTTtcgtgggatggagggagtagtattttACCTATTAGTGTTCAAATGTTCTGGCTAAAAATAATGAGCCACACTGCTGAATTAACTAATGTAACATGTGTTTGTGCAGAGGTGCCATTAGCAGTTTGAAGCAGGAGCAGCTATTCTCTGGATGATGTGCGCAGCCTGGGATGCGACTGAAGTCTGATTATGTCAATGTGTATGGCTACATGTACTGCAGCTGTCCTGCGGAAATCAACTAATATGTTGACTGGCGTAGTGCTTCATCTATCAATCTATCTATCTGTATCTAATAGTATGTCAGTATGTACTTGTTAACTGAAGTCTGAAATGGTTGGGTTATGTCGGCAGTGTTGGCCTTGACAATGGACCTCCAGTTTGACTTGGTGCTGGCGCCAAATTATGGTTTGCCAATGGTGTTGAGTACATTTGATATATGTTTTACTACCTGCCAACGCCGTGCTGATCCTAGGATTTCCTTGTATTGCAATACTAGATCTCTACGTGTTGTACTCCAACCCCTGACTTACTATAATATACGCAGCAATATAGATTCAAGGCATCGCGGTTCAGCAGCCTCGACAATACCTCCCTTCTCCAATAGCAACTTCATGGAGTGACATGACCAGCCACCGGTGCCGACCGTCATCCGTGGTACTGTCACCTCCTCTGGAAGACGACGACCTACTCCACGAGATCCTACTTCGCCTGCCCCCACAGCAGTCCTACCTCCTGCGTGACTCGCTTGTCTGcaagcgttggcggcgtctcacgGCCGACTCCCACTTTCTCCAACGCTTCCATCTCCACCACCAGAGGCCTCCCCACCTAGGCGTCTTCTCGCAACCTGGCTGGAGCATTATCTTCACACCGACGCTGGACTCACCCTGCCGCATACCTCCCAAGTGCTTCTCCCTACGGCTCAACAATTGGCTGGGCTGGGATTTGGCCGAGTGTCGCCATGGACGTGTGCTCCTCCTCAACTGGCGGAAGCATCAAGTCATGGTGTGGGACCCCATCACCAACAACTGCAGCCTTGTGGACTTTCCACCAGAGATCTACATAATCTACACCGTGGCGGCGCTGTCTGCCAACGACAAGGGTCACGTCCATGGTAGCTGTCAGTTGTGGCCTTTTAAAGTGGTCCTGCTGCGCACCTATGTCGGCGATGGCGATCAAACCGTCACGGGTGTTTACTCCTCCAACACCGGCTTATGGGGTGATCTCACCTCAACAGTTCTTCCAGATAAGTACAGGGGTATTTGTATGGATATTTCCAGTTCAAGCACACTTGTTGGTAGCGCCCTTTACTGGTTGAGTAGCAGTGCTATAGTTGCGTTTGATACGGATAAACAAAGGCTAGCTGTGATCGTGAATCCTTTTAGGGCTAAACGTGTTGACACTGTTCAGATCATCCAAGCGGAGGATGACGGTCTTGGCTTAGCTGCTTTCCATGGTGCTGACTACAACCAACGCTGCCTCGAAATATGGGAGAGGAATCCTAATCCTTATGGCGTTGCTACATGGATGTTGAGCAAGTCCGTTATACCGCAGAAGATATTTGTGAATTACACGGCGATGCCACATGTAGTGCAATATGTGGAGAGTGTTCTTGCAATATTTGTACGGGTGTAATCTTATATTTTCATGGTTCAACTTGAGTCGATGCAGTCTAAGGAACTTTTTAGAAGCAAAAATAATTATATGGGCACCTATCATCCATTCACAAGTTTCTATACGAAGGTAACCGTACTTACGAAATTGATTCCAGTTATTTTCTATACATGGTTTGCTAGAATTACTTTACTGTACTTCTGAAGTGTCACTATCAACTTGAATTTCCCCATAAACTTATAACTTAAAGCCACATTGTTTTCTATGTAATCAAGTTGAACGGCCCTCTAAGGAACTACCATGGTAGTTTACTATGGTTCTCTTTACACTGTACATAGGTTTTTTTTTAGCATAAGCCACACCACAGGTGGAAATCGACAACAAACTAGAATGGACTTGAACCGGAGCATTTTATATGTCAAATTGAAACTTCATTGACACATCTGGAGGAACAAATGTAATATATTTATTCAGTATATACTTGTTTTTTAGGACAGTGTTTACCACTGTTAATCTTAAAAGTTATTGGTAGGAAGGAGTCAGCTGACTATATGCCTTAAAATGTATGCTAGCCACTTTTCGAAATTTTTAGTTCTTCAGTTCAGTCCTAGTGGTTACTGAGATTTTCCACATCTgtggtttttttaaaaaaaaattgcaaAGCAGTCCGTAGTTATGTGAGTTGCTGAGGCAGGAAACAATGTATCTTATAGGAGATAGAACTATCTGTTGTTAGCTTTTTTCCAACAGTTATGTTCTTAGCTAGATGCCCCAATTTTATACCTTTGGTTTTCTTTGATGTTCTGATTTTATTTCCTATATACCTGTATAAAGTACAGTTAGGCCCAATGGGACTATATAAGAGAGAAACTAGTAAAATAATGTAAGACAAACTGGTTTAGCATTTACATTGGAACTGTAATATTCCCTAATTTGGACAGGTCGATACAAACTTTGACACTAGCAATGTTTTTTTTTGTATGGCCATTAATGTTGTGGTTGCTGTCAGATTTAGTAAAACAATTTGAAGAAGTTATATGTGAATCCTGATAGATATAGATGGTGATGCCCATACTTTTAATAAGTAGCAACACACGAAATTTATATTGTTGCCATCTTCTTGTATGCGTAAATTAGTATCTACATTTCTGACCTTATGAGGTAGGTTGGAAAATAGACGCCATGCGCATTAAAACTTAAGTTGAAGCATTCGGATGTCGAATATGTAACTTTGCAGGCACATTGAGGCTTAAAACAGTTACTAGTACATTTTTTGCATCAAAAGAATCTGATGCCATTTCAACATGGTGTCGCCTTCCTCTTTTGGGTTAATTTCTCATTTTCCCATCACATTTTACCTACTAATGgtgaaataaaaaaaaattaccaTGGTAGTTCCATAcatgaaataaaaaaaaattagcaGTATTGAGTATTGATGTTCTCAATTGATTAGAATGTTTGTGAGCTCGTCTTTGTGAGAGCCTGAGAGGGACATATGTCTGCTCCTCCCATAGCAGACGCGGCTTCTTCTCTTCAGTGCAGTGGAGCGGGTCACCATTGGTTGTGTTAGTATGGCTGTCATCCTTTTGTGGTCTTCGATGAATCTGATGGTACAGAATTATTTTGTATTTCAGGTTAGTTTTTCCTAAATGTTGAATTAGATATGGCAGCGGAAGTACCTATCCATCTGAGCCGAGAAACAGAATCAGAAAGATAGAGTGCGTTGTTTCTATTTTACCGAATCCACTAGAATTACGTACGATGCAGGTACCAACACAGGCTAGGCATATGCTATTTTCCAATGCCTTTGGAGATATTTGGAATATATGGCAGTCCAACACGGCAGCAGCAGCAACCTGGAACGTTTGTAGGCTTCATCATGGAGAGAAAACAATGTGCTATCTGAACTCCAAAGTAACAGTACTATATCAGACGGCAATCCAACCAACAAACTTGCAGCGATAAAACGTCATCAGATTCATCACCGCGTACCATATATGACATACTATGATTCAGGGACATGATTCAGCGGAACAGATTACAGCAAGCAGATTGAGTAATCACATTCACATAGGCACGGCGCAGTGAAATCTAATCAGTTAAGCAGCATAGAGCATCGGTACTACGAAAGTTCCAGTTCTGCAAATGCATCCGCTACTACATTATTCAGACAGAGACGACGATTGTGCTTGTAGCGAGCGAAATCAAGCCTGCGCCTTgtcggcggcggcgggctccggcTGGGCCTGCGCCGGGGTGAGCGCCTTCTTGATGGAGACGGCGTGGATCTCGGCCATGTGCGGCGCCAGCGCGGTGTTGACCATCCGGTGCCGCTCCAGCAGCCGCTTCCCCTCGAACTTGTCCGACACCACCTCGATCTCGTAGCTCGCGCCGCACCTTGGCACCAACGAATCAACCAACCACATCAAGACTACCAATCGAACAAGATTAGAAACAAGAAAGGAAAAGTTTCGACGGATTTGTgtgggctgcttacccgccggatgtATCGGTGACCACCTGAAAATCGAAGCAAGAACAGCAGTTAGGGTTTAAGGCGGAGAAGGCGCATGGCGGGAGGGGTTTAGGGGGATGGGAAGGAGGCTTACGAGATGGGTCGGGCTgagcgcggcggcgacggcggcctcCACGTCCTCCTTGGTGACGCCCATGGATGGCGAAGCGGCGAATCTGTTCCGGCGGAGCGAAGGTAAGCAAAGAAGGCGACTTCCAGTTTGGCCTGTCCCCGTTTATCTACCTTGTTCAACTTGCCAGGAAGAATATTTCAGATGTGGTCTCCGTCTCTGCAGAATCACGAATTTGCCCTTCACGgtgttctcttcttttttttctgAGGGAATCACGATGTTCTGCTTGTTTTTCCAGGAGCCATAGTGGCCTGGGAATCGAACAATTCCTGGTTTTCCATGGCTGGTGAATTTCACGGAACATCTCATATTTCAGAATTGCAGTGCTGAGAACTGAGATAACAACGCTTCTAAGCATCAAGCAACAGTTCAAAGAAGCAAAAGATTCCAGCGAGAGTGCAAGACCACGCCAGATGCAGTGGATGGTAGATTTTACCAATCTATGCACCTATTAGTACAACAAAACGATCACAGAGCTTGCAAGTGTGCAAGACCACATACTGTTAATCCAAGCAAGATTGATGGTGCAACACATAACACATAATCCATATTATCAGCTCAGTCAATAAATTCAAACACAAGGAGTTGTTACACAGCTGTATCACAGGCTAAGACTACAGTCCAACAATGATAGTGCAACAGATAACGCACAATCCATTTCATCAGCTGACCAAATGCACATCATTCATAGTTGGCAATCAGCAGGATCCTCCCATCAAACTTCATGGCTCACGCAGTTCGCAGAGGCGGAGAAACCAATATAACACCATCTCCTCGGACAAAAAGGAAGGGGATGGTACGCCTGGTAGTCTGCCAAATGTACAGCATTTGCAAGTAGTTAGTATACCAACATATTCCTGACAAATTTAAAGATAAGCTTGTCTTGTATAATTACATACATCCAAAACAAGTCATTCATAAAGCTCCAGGGTTATTAAAGATTCAAATAACTATTCCCTCGTGATATTCAATGGATAAAACGCCAGACTATATCAGACTCACAGAGCTCCAGGATATTGAAGGTTCAATACGCCTTGTTTTTTATGATATTTAGTGGATAATAATGTCAGAAATCCATGAAATACTGGCAATCCATGAGAAACATGTGTGCAAGGATGTTTTGGCATGCCTTGGGCAATATTACTCATACATTTCAAATACACACGCTGAACAAATCCCAAAATTGGACATTTTCATGCAACAATTGCCATCATTCGTCGATGGTGGTCTGTGTCGGACATTCCTAACATGACCTCCAGAAGTGTTGACATCACAAAGTAATCACAAAATAAGAACAAAAGGTCAAAAACTTACCCgcactatttcttcatatgtttcATCATCGATTTCAACAGTTGTTACAATCTCCTCAACATCtccaaggatcatgtttaagtgcTGATCATATGCCTGGGCAACAAGGGAGACATCAGCAGCTATCATCCCACTATGCCTTACATGTATTAACAGCAAAGCCATTGCAGAGCAGCGCAACATAGGATTGAAACATGCACATCATATATATCACGTTGTGATCCCGATAATTCTCAACAAATTAGTAAACAAAAATCACCATGTTGCCAAAGGCATACTTAAAATAACAAGCACATACACCCAGAACTCATCCCATGCTACCAACCAACCTGCTATCCCTCGCAGTATTCTGTTATTGAGATGGTTGTCATTATCTATGTCGAATCGCTACCAACACATTTTTCTGTTATATTGCACAAAAACATACCAAACATTTTACATCGCAGTACAATTAAACTGACACATTTGGATCACTTTGGGTATGAAGCACAGTGAAGATATTTGGAGAAAACAGTGGGGATATGACCTAAACAGGAAAAAAAAAAGGAGATGAAAATGGGAACCTAAAAACTCATCTCCTTGTGCATGTGAATCACTGCAGACCAGTGTAACCAGTGTTACAAAGAAACCTGTTGAATGCCCTATGTTCTATGTTATTGAAATGCTTGCTACCAAGGTATTTTTCTGTCCTTCAACATGAACGCATTAAGCACCTAAATTTCATTAGGCATAAACCGACACATTTAGTTTGCGTTTGCTTCAGTGACGACAGTATTAAAAGCAGCGAGGATATAAGACCTAAACAAACAAAAGGGGGACAAAATCGGGAGCCTAAAAGCTCCTCCTAGCGCACAACGAATCACAGCAGGCCAGTGTAACCAGTGTTACAAAGAAACCTGTTGAACGCCCTATGTTTTATGTTATTAAAGTGCTTATTTTTATCTGTGTGAACTTGCtaccatggtatttttctgctctTGCACATGAACGCATTAAGCTCCTAAATTACATTAGGCTTTAGCTCGCATTTGCTTCAGTGATGACAGTACTAGAAGCAGCAAGGATATAAGACCTAAACAAACAAAAAGGGGACGGAATCAGGAGCCTAAAAGCTCCTCCCTCCTCGCGCAAAACGAATCGCTGCACTGCAGGCCAGTGTAACCAGGAATTTGTTCCACCCCCCGTGAACCAGAAACAGGAATAGGCCGCGCAGGCTACAACAAGCAATCTGAAGAGAATCCGGAGCGCTTACATGGAGCTTGCCGCGGAGCTCGCGGTCGGAGCGGAGCTTGACGTAGATGCGCTCGTCGAGGCTGAGCCTTATCAGATCCAGGGGCTCCTTCACCGCGATCTCCTCCTCCGCTgacgccatcgcctccgcctccgccgacgCTTCTACTCCTGTCGCTCTCCGGAACCAAGACCTAAACCCTAGCTTCCGCCTACCCAATCGAACTCGCCGTCGGCGCTCCGGAGATGCTCGCGATTTTGGGTGGTGGATGCCGTGCTGCGTGCTGGGCCTCTGGTTTACCGGCCTAGGGCCACGTCACTGCGCAATATCACCCGGGCATGTGTTCACGGGCCTGGTGGGCTTATTTTAAGCCCAGGTTTGACGCTCCAGCTACCGATTTGTACTGCCGCTTAGACTAAGCCCAAACGACCAATAAAAAGGCTAAGCCCAAACCAGGATTACCTGTTGAAGAACAGGGTTTATATGTTTTATTAGGACCTGATGCAAGCTAACAAAATTGCTCCCCCTAAAAAAGAAGCTAACAAACTGCTGAGTAGAACAGTTTGGTGACATCCTCATAGGCATTGCATATGTCAGATAGATAGTTTGGAGAGCCATTTGCAGGACATTAGCTGCAATGGAGCACAAAAGAGGCCCTTGAAGATTGTAGATGCAGTACCTTCGAGTCAGAGTTGTCGAGGGATAAGCGTACCATCTTGGTATCTTCTTAAATAGTTCCTTCCATCATTTTCTTATTTTTATGTAGATAGGCACTTCTTGATCCATGGTTTGAAGCCATGTACGATGTATTGTAACCTTTATTATTCATATAAAAAGGTTATATTTAGAACAACACGTACGGCATCAGGGTGTGGATAGCCACATCCTTAGTGGTATTGCTCCAAGCCTCTTAGATAGTTCAGGGTACTTCCTCCTCCATGTTAATTCGGTCACTATGAACTCTCCTTCCAAGATGTTAAAATACCAAAGTTGGCACACTTCCTCGCGTTGCCACCGGCACTAGAGGAGTATTGAATCCGTGGATTGTGAGATCATGAATTTCCTCATCTGTTATCCTTCTAAATCCTTGAAAGGTACCTTCCCCTTTATTAGGCACATCATATAACACATACATTTGAGCAATGTGACGGAATATTATGCCGATGTAGGTATGACTTGTTTGGTTCAAAGAAAAAGTGGACGAATAACATAGGGATAAAAAAATACTATTGTGGCACTATTTCATCCTTTTGGTTCAAAAGAATGGAGCAAATCACATGAAAATTTGCCTCCATCTCAGTTTAAAACGACAAAAGTATGAGTTTTAATATCTATTTACACCTTTTCAAATTCGTATGCATGGAGAACAAGAGTGGGGTCTTCCGTCAGTGGTACAATAGCATTCTAATTAAACTTTACGTGTGATCTAATTAACTTTGATTTGGTCATGTTTGTTAGGATTTCTGCGTTTTCACTATTATATTGATGTGTACCAAACTCGAGTTCACAGCACCATTTACACAGGTCATTTTCTTCGCCGTCACGGGCGTACATTGGGCCTCTTCCATTCAACTAAACTACGATCAAGATTGTTCGGTTCTTAAGCTGCCCTGGTTTTACATATGCTTATCTCGTACAGAAGAAAACAACGG
Coding sequences within it:
- the LOC139830117 gene encoding uncharacterized protein, encoding MSRRRRPPLPLSPEVVHPLDVDDLLHEIMLRLPPQPPYLLRASTVSKRWRSLATDPKFLRRFPIHHQKPPLLGVFSCTRGGMSFSSTLDPPYRIPPERFSMRPRIRSSQMCLDVRHGRVLINDDMRSRVFSGRAIDIALRRTLVGNTLYWLLESTFMLKFDLEAQRAAVTGRFAGAPRGGNLQIIQAEDGTVGFAALCDFHYRRCLQIWDRKIDSYGFPTGVLRQTVELQKILGLESRIDGKSYILHYMEDVQAILLQVQSSVYMIQLESLQPKKLFESTDNCIYRPFTSFYAEEVPLAV
- the LOC127339977 gene encoding uncharacterized protein → MTSHRCRPSSVVLSPPLEDDDLLHEILLRLPPQQSYLLRDSLVCKRWRRLTADSHFLQRFHLHHQRPPHLGVFSQPGWSIIFTPTLDSPCRIPPKCFSLRLNNWLGWDLAECRHGRVLLLNWRKHQVMVWDPITNNCSLVDFPPEIYIIYTVAALSANDKGHVHGSCQLWPFKVVLLRTYVGDGDQTVTGVYSSNTGLWGDLTSTVLPDKYRGICMDISSSSTLVGSALYWLSSSAIVAFDTDKQRLAVIVNPFRAKRVDTVQIIQAEDDGLGLAAFHGADYNQRCLEIWERNPNPYGVATWMLSKSVIPQKIFVNYTAMPHVVQYVESVLAIFVRV
- the LOC127344269 gene encoding protein BOLA2, whose amino-acid sequence is MGVTKEDVEAAVAAALSPTHLVVTDTSGGCGASYEIEVVSDKFEGKRLLERHRMVNTALAPHMAEIHAVSIKKALTPAQAQPEPAAADKAQA
- the LOC127344263 gene encoding sm-like protein LSM3B, which produces MASAEEEIAVKEPLDLIRLSLDERIYVKLRSDRELRGKLHAYDQHLNMILGDVEEIVTTVEIDDETYEEIVRTTRRTIPFLFVRGDGVILVSPPLRTA